The proteins below are encoded in one region of Aeromonas veronii:
- the flhA gene encoding flagellar biosynthesis protein FlhA, whose product MGFKAGLGRLKEYRWLLGKGVGTPLLVLASLGMVVLPIPPLMLDILFSFNIALSIVVLLVAVYTRRPLEFAAFPTVLLIATLLRLALNVASTRVVLLEGHNGSAAAGHVIEAFGNVVIGGNYAVGIIVFMILVIINFVVVTKGAGRISEVSARFTLDAMPGKQMAIDADLNAGLINQEEAKKRRQDVTQEADFYGSMDGASKFVKGDAIAGIMILFINIIGGFIIGMMQHQLTFSEAAQVYTLLAIGDGLVAQIPSLLLSIAAAIIVTRQNTDQDMGTAVLGQLFENPKALVISAGILLLMGIVPGMPHLAFLSLGAIAAVGAWWLLRRDKLRAAKAASGELLPQAADQPHEQKDLSWDDVMPVDVIGLEVGYQLIPLVDKSQGGELLNRIKGVRKKLSQEFGFLVPAVHIRDNLDLAPNQYRITLMGVSTGEATVYHDKEMAINPGQVFGQIQGIATQDPAFGLEAVWVAKEQVSQAQTLGYTVVDAATVVATHMSQILSNHAALLLGHDEVQQLLDMIGKHQSKLVEGLVPEVISMGNLVKVLQNLLNEGVPIRDMRTILQTLVEYAPRSPDPEVLTAACRIALRRLIVQEIAGPEPELPVITLSPELERILHQSLQAGGGDGAGIEPGLAERMQRSLVEATQRQELEGQPAVLLTSGILRNTLAKFVKNAIPGLRVLSYQEVPDDKQIRIVSAVGQG is encoded by the coding sequence ATGGGATTCAAGGCAGGATTGGGCCGTTTAAAAGAGTACAGGTGGTTGCTTGGCAAGGGGGTAGGGACCCCGCTGCTGGTGCTCGCCTCCCTCGGCATGGTGGTGCTGCCCATTCCGCCCCTGATGCTGGATATCCTGTTCTCCTTCAACATCGCCCTCTCCATCGTGGTGCTGCTGGTGGCCGTCTACACTCGCCGTCCCCTGGAATTTGCCGCCTTCCCCACCGTCCTGCTGATTGCGACCCTGCTGCGTCTGGCCCTCAACGTGGCCTCCACCCGGGTGGTGCTGCTGGAAGGCCACAACGGCAGCGCGGCTGCCGGCCACGTGATCGAGGCCTTCGGCAACGTGGTGATCGGCGGCAACTATGCGGTCGGCATCATCGTCTTCATGATCCTGGTGATCATCAACTTCGTGGTGGTCACCAAGGGTGCGGGCCGGATCTCCGAGGTGAGCGCCCGCTTCACCCTGGATGCCATGCCCGGCAAGCAGATGGCCATCGATGCGGATCTCAACGCCGGCCTCATCAATCAGGAAGAGGCCAAGAAGCGCCGCCAGGACGTGACCCAGGAAGCGGACTTTTACGGTTCCATGGACGGTGCCTCCAAATTCGTGAAGGGGGATGCCATCGCCGGCATCATGATCCTCTTCATCAACATCATCGGTGGTTTCATCATCGGCATGATGCAGCACCAGCTCACCTTCAGCGAGGCGGCCCAGGTCTACACCCTGCTCGCCATCGGTGACGGCCTGGTGGCCCAGATCCCCTCGCTGCTGCTCTCCATCGCCGCCGCCATCATTGTGACCCGCCAGAACACGGATCAGGACATGGGCACGGCGGTGCTCGGCCAGTTGTTCGAAAACCCCAAGGCGCTGGTGATCTCCGCCGGCATCCTGCTGTTGATGGGCATAGTGCCCGGCATGCCGCACCTGGCGTTCCTGAGCCTCGGTGCCATCGCCGCGGTCGGCGCCTGGTGGCTGCTGCGCCGTGACAAGCTGCGGGCCGCCAAGGCGGCCAGTGGCGAGTTGTTGCCGCAGGCGGCCGATCAGCCTCATGAGCAGAAGGATCTGAGCTGGGATGACGTCATGCCGGTGGATGTCATCGGTCTCGAGGTGGGTTACCAGCTTATTCCGCTGGTGGACAAGAGCCAGGGCGGAGAACTGCTCAACCGGATCAAGGGGGTGCGCAAGAAGCTCTCCCAGGAGTTCGGCTTCCTGGTGCCTGCCGTGCATATCCGGGACAACCTGGATCTCGCGCCGAACCAGTACCGCATCACCCTGATGGGGGTGAGCACAGGGGAGGCCACCGTCTATCACGACAAGGAGATGGCCATCAATCCGGGCCAGGTGTTTGGCCAGATCCAGGGTATCGCCACCCAGGACCCCGCCTTCGGGCTGGAGGCGGTCTGGGTCGCCAAGGAGCAGGTCTCCCAGGCCCAGACCCTGGGCTATACGGTGGTGGATGCCGCCACCGTGGTCGCCACCCACATGAGCCAGATCCTCTCCAACCATGCGGCGCTGCTGTTGGGTCATGACGAAGTGCAACAACTGCTGGATATGATAGGGAAGCACCAGAGCAAGCTGGTGGAAGGTCTGGTTCCCGAGGTGATCAGCATGGGCAATCTGGTCAAGGTGCTGCAAAATCTCCTCAATGAAGGCGTGCCAATTCGCGATATGCGCACTATCCTGCAGACCCTCGTGGAATATGCGCCCCGCAGCCCGGATCCGGAAGTGCTGACAGCCGCCTGTCGTATCGCCCTGCGCAGACTCATCGTGCAGGAGATCGCAGGCCCCGAACCGGAGCTGCCGGTGATCACCCTGTCGCCAGAATTGGAACGTATATTGCATCAATCCCTGCAAGCAGGTGGGGGAGATGGCGCCGGCATAGAGCCGGGACTGGCGGAGCGGATGCAGCGCTCCCTGGTGGAAGCCACTCAACGACAAGAACTGGAAGGCCAACCGGCCGTGCTTCTGACATCGGGGATACTGCGCAATACCCTGGCGAAGTTTGTCAAGAATGCCATTCCTGGATTACGCGTGCTGTCCTATCAGGAAGTGCCTGACGACAAGCAGATCCGCATCGTCAGTGCGGTAGGACAAGGCTAG
- a CDS encoding chemotaxis protein CheA — translation MAFEVDEDILQDFLVEASEILEQLSEQLVDLEKRPDDKNLLNAIFRGFHTVKGGAGFLSLTELVDVCHGAENIFDILRNGKRSVTAELMDVILQALDAINVMFAQVQNREPTSPASAELLHDLHELCKPEGQEQLLTARAAAVPQPEPEPEPEPVMAAPEAPTAVNGGGSIDEISADEFERLLDELHGVGKAPTISASPVLSDTGDITDDEFEALLDQLHGQGQHGGKPDLAPLQSVQQEVDDLIGDDEFERLLDELHGRGQSPQHSMAAPAAPAAPAAPAAPAAPAAPAAPAAPAATTPPPAAAPAQAAKPAPAAKPAPAPVAKAPQASAAAKPAAPAENSAVQSDTTVRVDTKTLDVIMNMVGELVLVRNRLVSLGIASNDEEMSKAVANLDVVTADLQGAVMKTRMQPIKKVFGRFPRVVRDLARTLKKDIELIMVGEDTDLDKNLVEALADPLVHLVRNSCDHGVEMPDVREKAGKPRQGTITLSASQQGDHILLCIEDDGAGMDPEKLKSIAISRGVLDADSAARMSDNDAYNLIFAPGFSTKSEISDISGRGVGMDVVKTSIVSLNGSVHIDSTWGKGTRLEIKVPLTLAILPTLMVEVGQQTFALPLGCVNEIFHLDLKKANMVDGQLTIIVRDKAIPLFYLHKWLVRGAKSARQDTGHVVIVQIGTQQVGFVVDNLIGQEEVVIKPLDNLLQGTPGMAGATITSDGGIALILDVPSLLKAYARRH, via the coding sequence ATGGCCTTCGAAGTTGATGAAGACATACTGCAAGACTTTTTGGTCGAAGCATCAGAAATATTGGAACAGTTGTCTGAACAACTGGTCGACCTGGAAAAGCGACCCGATGACAAGAATCTGTTGAATGCCATTTTCCGCGGCTTCCATACCGTCAAGGGCGGGGCCGGCTTCCTCTCCCTGACCGAACTGGTGGACGTCTGCCACGGCGCCGAGAACATCTTCGATATCCTGCGCAACGGCAAGCGAAGCGTCACCGCCGAGCTGATGGATGTGATCCTGCAGGCGCTGGATGCCATCAACGTCATGTTCGCCCAGGTACAAAACCGGGAGCCCACCAGCCCGGCCTCCGCCGAACTGCTGCACGACTTGCACGAGCTGTGCAAACCCGAGGGCCAGGAGCAATTACTGACCGCCCGCGCTGCCGCTGTGCCACAACCCGAACCCGAGCCCGAACCGGAACCCGTCATGGCAGCCCCTGAGGCCCCGACCGCCGTCAATGGCGGCGGCTCCATCGACGAGATCTCCGCCGATGAGTTCGAGCGCCTGCTGGACGAACTGCACGGTGTCGGCAAGGCGCCGACCATCTCCGCGTCTCCGGTGCTGAGTGACACAGGCGATATCACCGACGACGAATTCGAAGCCCTGCTCGACCAGCTGCACGGCCAGGGTCAGCACGGCGGCAAGCCGGATCTCGCCCCGCTGCAATCGGTGCAGCAGGAGGTGGACGACCTCATCGGCGACGACGAGTTCGAGCGCCTGCTCGATGAGTTGCATGGCCGTGGCCAGAGTCCGCAACATAGCATGGCTGCTCCGGCTGCTCCGGCTGCTCCGGCTGCTCCGGCTGCTCCGGCTGCTCCGGCTGCTCCGGCTGCTCCGGCTGCTCCGGCAGCGACAACCCCACCGCCCGCCGCAGCTCCCGCCCAGGCAGCCAAACCGGCTCCCGCCGCCAAGCCTGCGCCAGCGCCGGTGGCCAAAGCTCCCCAGGCCTCGGCTGCAGCCAAGCCCGCTGCACCCGCCGAGAACAGTGCGGTGCAGAGCGATACCACGGTACGGGTGGATACCAAGACCCTGGACGTCATCATGAACATGGTGGGTGAGCTGGTGCTGGTGCGTAACCGCCTGGTGAGCCTCGGCATCGCCAGCAATGACGAAGAGATGTCCAAGGCGGTGGCGAACCTGGATGTGGTGACGGCTGACCTGCAAGGGGCAGTCATGAAGACCCGCATGCAGCCCATCAAGAAGGTGTTCGGCCGCTTCCCGCGGGTGGTGCGCGACCTGGCCCGGACCCTCAAGAAAGATATCGAACTCATCATGGTCGGTGAGGACACTGATCTCGACAAGAACCTGGTGGAGGCCCTGGCCGATCCCCTGGTTCACCTGGTGCGCAACTCCTGCGATCACGGCGTCGAGATGCCGGATGTGCGGGAGAAGGCGGGCAAGCCCCGTCAGGGGACCATCACCCTGAGCGCTTCCCAGCAGGGAGATCACATCCTGCTCTGCATCGAGGACGATGGCGCCGGCATGGATCCGGAGAAGCTGAAATCCATCGCCATCAGTCGTGGCGTGCTGGACGCCGACAGTGCGGCGCGCATGAGTGATAACGACGCCTACAACCTGATTTTTGCACCCGGTTTCTCTACAAAATCGGAGATTTCCGATATTTCCGGCCGGGGTGTCGGCATGGATGTGGTGAAAACCAGCATCGTCAGCCTCAATGGTTCCGTGCATATCGACTCCACCTGGGGCAAGGGCACTCGCCTCGAGATCAAGGTGCCCCTCACCCTGGCCATCTTGCCGACCCTGATGGTGGAAGTGGGTCAGCAGACCTTTGCGCTGCCCCTTGGCTGCGTGAACGAGATTTTCCATCTGGATCTGAAGAAGGCCAACATGGTCGACGGTCAGCTCACCATCATAGTGCGCGACAAGGCCATCCCGCTGTTCTACCTGCACAAGTGGCTGGTGCGTGGCGCCAAGTCTGCCCGCCAGGACACCGGCCACGTGGTCATTGTCCAGATTGGCACCCAGCAGGTGGGCTTCGTGGTGGACAACCTCATCGGCCAGGAAGAGGTGGTCATCAAGCCCCTGGACAACCTGCTGCAAGGCACCCCGGGCATGGCGGGGGCCACCATCACCAGCGATGGCGGCATCGCCCTCATTCTGGATGTGCCCAGCCTGCTCAAGGCCTATGCACGTCGTCACTGA
- a CDS encoding protein-glutamate methylesterase/protein-glutamine glutaminase, with product MAVKVLVVDDSSFFRRRVSEIINQDPLMTVIDTAQNGREAVDKAQQLRPDVITMDIEMPVLDGISAVREIMAKCPTPILMFSSLTHDGAKATLDALDAGALDFLPKKFEDIARDKDEAVSLLQQRVREIARKRFLMAARPRAPEPVARPVLGGAASATAAGAAVRPAEPVRTPSAPASFKRSGKSYQLVAIGTSTGGPVALQNVLTKLPGDFPHPILLIQHMPATFTAAFAARLNGLCQIGVKEAEDGDVLKPGHAYLAPGGKQMLLEGRGPGSRIRILDGNDKVNYKPCVDITFASAAKIYGDKVLAIVLTGMGADGRDGARLLKEQGATIWAQDEASCVVYGMPQAVAKAGIASESLPLDRVAQRILVELGR from the coding sequence ATGGCAGTCAAGGTATTAGTGGTCGACGATTCGAGTTTCTTCCGCCGCAGGGTGAGCGAGATCATCAATCAGGATCCCCTGATGACGGTGATCGACACGGCCCAGAACGGGCGGGAGGCGGTAGACAAGGCGCAGCAGTTGCGGCCCGATGTCATCACCATGGACATCGAGATGCCGGTGCTCGATGGCATCAGCGCCGTGCGCGAGATCATGGCCAAATGCCCGACGCCCATCCTGATGTTCTCCTCCCTGACCCATGACGGCGCCAAGGCGACCCTGGATGCGCTGGATGCCGGTGCCCTCGATTTTCTGCCCAAGAAGTTTGAAGACATCGCCCGCGACAAGGACGAGGCGGTCAGCCTGCTGCAGCAGCGGGTCAGGGAAATAGCCCGCAAGCGCTTCCTGATGGCGGCCAGGCCCAGAGCCCCCGAACCCGTGGCACGCCCCGTGCTGGGCGGCGCAGCCAGTGCCACCGCCGCTGGTGCGGCCGTGCGCCCCGCCGAGCCGGTGCGAACGCCAAGTGCCCCCGCCAGTTTCAAGCGCAGTGGCAAGAGCTACCAGCTGGTGGCCATCGGGACCTCCACCGGTGGGCCGGTGGCGCTGCAAAATGTGCTGACCAAGTTGCCGGGGGATTTCCCCCATCCGATTTTGTTAATCCAGCATATGCCGGCGACCTTTACCGCCGCCTTTGCCGCCCGCCTCAACGGGCTGTGCCAGATCGGCGTCAAGGAGGCCGAAGATGGCGACGTGCTTAAACCCGGTCATGCCTATCTGGCTCCCGGTGGCAAGCAGATGCTGCTGGAGGGGCGTGGCCCCGGTTCGCGCATCCGCATCCTGGATGGCAACGACAAGGTCAACTACAAGCCCTGTGTCGACATCACTTTCGCCTCCGCCGCCAAGATCTACGGGGACAAGGTGCTGGCCATCGTGCTGACCGGCATGGGGGCCGATGGTCGGGATGGGGCTCGCCTGCTGAAAGAGCAAGGGGCCACCATCTGGGCGCAGGACGAAGCCTCCTGCGTCGTTTATGGCATGCCCCAGGCGGTCGCCAAGGCGGGTATCGCCAGTGAATCCCTGCCGCTGGACAGGGTCGCCCAGCGTATCCTGGTCGAGTTGGGCCGCTAG
- a CDS encoding protein phosphatase CheZ — protein MKAKTSAMISLEQARMLVAHLEREEFEQADTILADVCAPNAATLFDKVGQLTRQLHNSLQDFRLDPRIPDLATHEIPDARERLSYVIDMTDKAANRTMDAVEASLPIADRLNDNIQLVMPNWNALMSRELELGQFKALCHQLNDFIKASESDADKLRQLLTEILMAQDFQDLTGQMIRKVIKLVQEVETKLIEMLTMFGEAAGEQVTRSQPVSGIEAEGPIMNPQTRSDVVNGQDDVDDLLSSLGF, from the coding sequence ATGAAGGCCAAAACGAGTGCCATGATCTCGCTCGAGCAGGCAAGGATGCTGGTTGCCCATCTGGAGCGCGAGGAGTTTGAACAGGCCGATACCATTCTCGCCGATGTGTGTGCCCCCAATGCGGCGACCCTGTTTGACAAGGTAGGGCAGCTGACCCGCCAGTTGCACAACTCTTTGCAGGACTTTCGCCTGGATCCCCGGATCCCGGATCTCGCCACCCACGAGATCCCCGATGCCCGGGAGCGCCTGAGCTATGTCATCGACATGACGGACAAGGCGGCCAACCGCACCATGGATGCGGTGGAGGCCAGTCTGCCGATCGCCGATCGTCTCAACGACAACATCCAGCTGGTGATGCCCAATTGGAATGCCTTGATGAGCCGGGAATTGGAACTGGGTCAATTCAAGGCGCTCTGCCATCAACTGAATGATTTCATTAAGGCTTCGGAGTCCGATGCCGATAAGTTACGTCAACTGCTGACGGAAATTCTGATGGCACAGGATTTCCAGGACTTGACTGGCCAGATGATCCGCAAGGTCATCAAGCTGGTGCAGGAAGTGGAAACAAAATTGATAGAGATGCTGACCATGTTTGGTGAGGCCGCCGGTGAACAGGTCACCCGCAGCCAGCCCGTGAGTGGCATCGAGGCAGAAGGCCCCATCATGAACCCCCAGACGCGGTCCGATGTGGTCAACGGTCAAGATGATGTGGACGATCTGCTGTCTAGCCTGGGATTTTAA
- the flhF gene encoding flagellar biosynthesis protein FlhF translates to MKIKRFFAKDMRTALAEVKETLGPDAVIMSNKKVTGGVEIVAAVDYQSQVPGPKDAPVRRQLNDESVNISSAGKQMTRQAPKEQNEYYADTLAALLARQQKLNPANPAGERGNSNQSAGLVSATAAPKTLAEQGQWGAAPEPAKPRPRPTSPSRPAQAPQRDQEMEGMRKEMASIRKLLEHQISGLMWQEVERREPMRALLIKELKKMGFDDAFSDQLAGLIPEDMPIHQAMAQLAEVLTAQLKISEDDILRQGGAVALLGPTGVGKTTTIAKLAARFAMKYGAEQVALITTDNYRIGAHEQLQTYGRIMGCPVRQVRDAEELANALYQFRNRRLVLIDTAGVGQRDVRLTEQLDTLVKNAKMRIRSYLVMSATSQRRVMQEAVDHFRRIPLSGCILTKLDESLNLGEVINVCIQNALPISYITDGQRVPEDIQVANAALLVGAAMGSLEREAEDPYFWGAGFGETEDSEFYE, encoded by the coding sequence GTGAAGATTAAGCGGTTTTTTGCCAAAGACATGCGTACTGCGCTGGCCGAGGTCAAGGAGACTCTCGGGCCGGATGCTGTCATCATGTCCAACAAGAAGGTCACCGGTGGGGTGGAGATAGTCGCAGCCGTCGACTACCAGTCCCAGGTGCCCGGACCCAAGGATGCGCCGGTTCGCCGTCAGTTGAACGATGAGAGCGTCAATATCTCGTCTGCGGGCAAGCAGATGACGCGCCAGGCTCCCAAGGAGCAGAACGAATATTATGCCGATACCCTGGCCGCCCTGCTGGCGCGCCAGCAGAAGCTCAACCCCGCCAATCCGGCAGGGGAGAGGGGCAACAGCAATCAGTCTGCCGGTCTGGTGTCGGCCACTGCCGCCCCCAAGACCCTGGCGGAACAGGGCCAGTGGGGGGCAGCCCCCGAGCCTGCCAAGCCCAGGCCCCGTCCCACTTCCCCGTCCCGCCCGGCTCAGGCTCCCCAGCGGGATCAGGAGATGGAAGGGATGCGCAAGGAGATGGCCAGCATCCGCAAGCTGCTGGAGCACCAGATCTCCGGTCTGATGTGGCAGGAGGTGGAGCGCCGCGAGCCGATGCGGGCCCTGCTCATCAAGGAGCTCAAGAAGATGGGCTTCGATGACGCCTTCTCCGATCAGCTGGCGGGTCTGATCCCGGAAGACATGCCCATCCATCAGGCCATGGCCCAGCTGGCCGAGGTACTGACGGCCCAGCTCAAGATCAGCGAAGATGACATCTTGCGCCAGGGCGGCGCGGTGGCCCTGCTCGGCCCGACCGGGGTCGGCAAGACCACCACCATCGCCAAGCTGGCGGCCCGCTTCGCCATGAAGTACGGTGCCGAGCAGGTGGCACTCATCACCACGGACAACTACCGGATCGGGGCCCACGAGCAGTTGCAGACCTATGGTCGAATCATGGGTTGCCCGGTGCGCCAGGTGCGGGATGCCGAAGAGCTGGCCAATGCGCTCTACCAGTTCCGCAACCGCCGGCTGGTGCTCATCGATACCGCCGGGGTGGGGCAGCGGGATGTCCGTCTGACCGAGCAGCTCGATACCCTGGTCAAGAATGCCAAGATGCGGATTCGCAGCTATCTGGTCATGTCGGCCACCTCCCAGCGCCGGGTGATGCAGGAGGCGGTGGATCACTTCCGGCGCATTCCCCTGTCCGGCTGCATCCTGACCAAGCTCGACGAGAGCCTGAATCTGGGGGAAGTGATCAACGTCTGCATTCAAAATGCCCTGCCCATCAGCTACATCACCGATGGACAACGGGTGCCGGAAGACATTCAAGTTGCCAATGCGGCGCTGCTGGTCGGCGCCGCCATGGGTTCGCTGGAGCGAGAAGCGGAAGACCCCTATTTCTGGGGGGCGGGCTTTGGCGAGACCGAGGATTCGGAGTTTTATGAGTAA
- a CDS encoding MinD/ParA family protein, with protein sequence MYMDQASGLRKMRQNNRVKVIAVSGGKGGVGKTNVTLNVAGAMAAQGKRVMVLDADLGLANVDVMLGLRVHRNLSHVLAGECTIDDIIVEGPYGMMIVPATSGTQSMVELSPVQHAELIRAFGEMKTQVDVLLVDTAAGISDMVLSFTRAAQDIMVVVCDEPTSITDAYALIKILSKDHGVFRFKVVANMVRSLREGQELYAKLTRVTDRFLDTSLELVACVPYDTNLRAAVRKQKLIVEAFPKSPAALAFRALANKAASWPIPNQPGGHLEFFLENLLQKPVIAQEESRE encoded by the coding sequence ATGTATATGGATCAGGCGAGTGGTCTGCGCAAAATGCGTCAAAACAATAGAGTGAAAGTGATCGCCGTGTCCGGAGGCAAGGGGGGCGTGGGCAAGACCAACGTCACCCTGAACGTGGCGGGAGCCATGGCCGCCCAGGGCAAGCGGGTGATGGTGCTGGATGCCGACCTGGGTCTGGCCAACGTCGACGTCATGCTGGGGCTGCGGGTGCATCGCAACCTCTCCCACGTGCTGGCCGGCGAGTGCACCATCGACGACATCATCGTCGAGGGGCCCTACGGCATGATGATAGTGCCAGCGACCTCGGGCACCCAGTCCATGGTGGAGCTCTCCCCGGTACAACACGCCGAGCTCATCCGCGCCTTCGGGGAGATGAAGACCCAGGTGGACGTGCTGCTGGTGGACACGGCGGCGGGGATCTCCGACATGGTGCTGAGCTTCACCCGCGCCGCCCAGGACATCATGGTGGTGGTGTGCGACGAGCCCACTTCCATCACCGATGCCTATGCGCTCATCAAGATCCTCTCCAAGGATCACGGGGTGTTCCGCTTCAAGGTGGTGGCGAACATGGTGCGTTCCCTGCGCGAAGGGCAGGAACTCTACGCCAAGCTGACCCGGGTCACCGATCGCTTCCTCGACACCTCTCTGGAGCTGGTGGCCTGCGTGCCTTACGACACCAACCTGCGAGCCGCCGTGCGCAAGCAGAAGCTGATCGTTGAGGCCTTCCCCAAGTCGCCGGCAGCCCTGGCGTTTCGCGCCCTGGCCAACAAGGCGGCGAGCTGGCCCATTCCGAACCAGCCAGGTGGTCACCTCGAGTTTTTCCTCGAGAATTTATTGCAAAAGCCGGTCATAGCACAGGAAGAGTCCCGTGAATAA
- a CDS encoding RNA polymerase sigma factor FliA gives MNKAQAYLRHQDSYVLVERHAPLVKRIAQHLLARLPSSVLLDDLIQAGMIGLLEASRNFDGSKGASFETYAGIRIRGAMLDEIRRGDWVPRSVHRNSRAIAEAIENVEQAHGRDARDTEVASQMGVSLGDYHAMLQDVSCGKIIGIEDLGVSEDVIGHPDDISHGGYDDLAAERFQGALAEHIARLPEREALVLSLYYDEELNLREIGEVLSVSESRVSQIHSQAMHRLRARLRDWNL, from the coding sequence GTGAATAAAGCCCAAGCATACTTGCGTCATCAGGATTCCTACGTGCTGGTGGAGCGTCACGCTCCGCTGGTGAAACGGATTGCCCAGCATCTATTGGCTCGCCTGCCAAGCAGTGTCTTGCTGGATGACCTGATCCAGGCAGGTATGATTGGGCTGCTCGAAGCTTCCCGAAACTTTGACGGCAGCAAGGGCGCCAGCTTTGAGACCTACGCCGGCATCCGCATCCGCGGTGCCATGCTCGACGAGATCCGCCGTGGCGACTGGGTGCCCCGTTCGGTGCATCGCAACAGTCGCGCCATCGCCGAGGCCATCGAAAACGTGGAACAGGCCCACGGCCGTGATGCCAGGGATACGGAAGTGGCCTCCCAGATGGGAGTCTCCCTCGGTGATTACCACGCCATGCTGCAGGATGTCTCCTGCGGCAAGATCATCGGCATCGAGGATCTGGGGGTCAGCGAGGATGTGATAGGCCATCCCGATGACATCAGTCACGGCGGTTACGACGATTTGGCGGCCGAGCGCTTCCAGGGGGCCCTGGCGGAGCACATCGCCCGCTTGCCCGAGCGGGAAGCCCTGGTGCTTTCGCTGTATTACGACGAAGAATTGAACTTGCGTGAGATCGGTGAAGTATTGAGCGTGAGCGAGTCTCGCGTGAGCCAGATCCACAGTCAGGCCATGCACAGATTGCGGGCGCGCCTGCGAGATTGGAATTTATAA
- the cheY gene encoding chemotaxis response regulator CheY, which produces MKILIVDDFSTMRRIIKNLLRDLGYNNTHEADDGNTALPMLKNGDYQFVVTDWNMPGMQGIDLLKAIRLDDKLKHLPVLMVTAEAKREQIIEAAQAGVNGYIVKPFTAATLKEKLDKIFERIG; this is translated from the coding sequence ATGAAAATCCTCATCGTCGATGATTTTTCAACGATGCGCCGGATTATCAAGAACTTGCTGCGTGACCTGGGATACAACAACACCCACGAAGCAGACGACGGCAACACGGCGCTGCCGATGCTCAAGAATGGCGACTACCAGTTTGTGGTCACCGATTGGAACATGCCGGGCATGCAGGGCATCGACCTGCTCAAGGCCATTCGCCTGGATGACAAACTCAAGCACCTGCCGGTCCTGATGGTCACTGCCGAAGCCAAGCGCGAGCAGATCATCGAAGCCGCTCAGGCCGGGGTCAATGGCTACATCGTCAAGCCGTTCACTGCCGCCACCCTCAAAGAGAAGCTCGACAAAATCTTCGAACGAATCGGCTAA
- a CDS encoding flagellar motor protein: MGMLGLVLALAALAIAQWWHGGSLLTLLDGPAFVIVVGGTWGAVILQTPRKYMLAALKQARWMLFPPQWDLPAQAERLQTWAQFARQQGLLALENQAEEELEPFTRQGLTMIVDGVAIEDLRRLLEADIDIEQERNEHAARVFEAMGGYSPTIGIIGAVIGLIQAMFHLEEPGTLGAGIAIAFVATIYGVGFANLIYLPIANRLRAFHYHYGLYQEMTLEGLLAIAHGENGLQVERRLRAYLKGE, translated from the coding sequence ATGGGCATGCTCGGCCTGGTGCTGGCGCTGGCTGCCCTGGCGATTGCCCAGTGGTGGCACGGGGGCAGCCTGCTGACCCTGCTTGACGGCCCGGCCTTCGTCATCGTGGTCGGCGGCACCTGGGGGGCGGTGATCCTGCAAACCCCCCGCAAATACATGCTGGCGGCCTTGAAGCAGGCCCGCTGGATGTTGTTCCCGCCCCAGTGGGATCTCCCTGCGCAGGCCGAACGGCTGCAGACCTGGGCCCAGTTTGCCCGCCAGCAAGGCTTGCTGGCGCTGGAGAACCAGGCGGAGGAGGAGCTTGAACCCTTCACCCGCCAGGGGCTCACCATGATAGTGGACGGGGTCGCCATCGAGGATCTGCGCCGGCTGCTGGAAGCGGACATCGACATCGAGCAGGAGCGCAATGAGCACGCGGCCCGGGTGTTCGAGGCCATGGGGGGGTACAGCCCGACCATCGGCATCATAGGGGCGGTGATCGGCCTCATCCAGGCCATGTTCCATCTGGAGGAGCCGGGTACGCTAGGAGCCGGGATAGCCATCGCCTTCGTCGCAACCATCTACGGAGTGGGGTTTGCGAACCTCATTTATCTGCCCATTGCCAATCGCCTCAGGGCATTCCACTACCATTACGGTCTCTATCAGGAGATGACGCTGGAGGGGCTGCTGGCCATCGCCCACGGGGAGAACGGTCTGCAGGTTGAACGGCGGTTACGGGCTTATCTGAAAGGGGAGTAG